One window from the genome of Dyadobacter sp. CECT 9275 encodes:
- the dnaB gene encoding replicative DNA helicase: MENQNTPNFNKTGNRQNAGRKPIGTRTPGLEQTFSKLPPQAIDLEEAVLGALMIEKDALTAVADILRPESFYKEAHQRIYKAIITLFADSEPIDMLTVTSKLRSTAELEIIGGAAYIMELTSRVNSAANIEFHARIISQASIKRELIKISSEIQREAFEDTTDVFRLLDKTEQALFQISESNIKKNYSDMGALMRQALAELDQKKNNKDGLTGVPSGFSALDRLTSGWQKTELMILAARPGMGKTAFVVSSLRNAAVDFNMPVAIFSLEMSSVQLVNRLISAEAEIDSEKIRKGSLAPHEWEQLHHRIHRLTNAPIFIDDTPALSILELRAKCRRLKAQHDIQMIVIDYLQLMTGDTGGKGAGNREQEIAMISRSLKNLAKELDVPVIALSQLSRAVETRGGEKRPQLSDLRESGSIEQDADMVIFLYRPEYYGITEDESGNSVAGIGEVILAKNRAGSLDTIQLRFIGKYTKFADLDSQFAPAPYSMDRPIQTSNPIASFESNSPAANNGGTLRSRANDLSNFDYKGPDSEPPF; encoded by the coding sequence ATGGAGAACCAAAACACCCCCAACTTCAATAAAACCGGTAACAGGCAAAATGCCGGCAGAAAGCCAATAGGTACCCGAACACCTGGTTTGGAACAGACTTTCAGCAAATTGCCTCCACAGGCAATCGATCTGGAAGAGGCTGTCCTGGGCGCCCTGATGATCGAAAAGGATGCCCTTACGGCTGTTGCTGATATTCTCAGACCTGAGAGTTTTTACAAAGAGGCTCATCAGCGTATTTACAAGGCGATCATTACACTCTTCGCTGATTCCGAACCGATTGATATGCTGACCGTAACTTCCAAATTACGAAGTACTGCGGAGCTTGAAATCATTGGCGGTGCGGCCTATATCATGGAACTCACGTCGCGTGTGAACTCTGCCGCGAACATTGAATTCCACGCACGGATCATATCCCAGGCTTCTATCAAGCGGGAGCTGATCAAGATCTCTTCTGAAATTCAGCGGGAAGCATTTGAGGATACCACTGATGTATTCCGGCTGCTGGATAAAACTGAGCAAGCCCTTTTTCAGATCTCGGAATCAAATATTAAAAAGAACTACTCTGATATGGGTGCGCTCATGCGCCAGGCGCTTGCCGAACTTGATCAGAAAAAAAATAATAAAGACGGTCTCACAGGGGTACCCTCGGGTTTCAGTGCGCTGGACAGGCTTACCTCTGGCTGGCAGAAGACCGAACTCATGATCCTTGCCGCACGTCCGGGTATGGGAAAAACGGCTTTTGTGGTTTCCTCGCTGAGAAATGCGGCTGTGGATTTTAATATGCCCGTTGCGATATTCTCCCTTGAGATGTCGTCCGTACAGCTGGTAAATCGTCTGATATCTGCCGAAGCTGAGATTGACAGTGAGAAGATCAGGAAGGGAAGCCTTGCCCCGCACGAATGGGAGCAGCTTCATCACCGTATTCACCGGCTCACAAACGCCCCTATATTCATTGACGATACCCCTGCCCTGTCCATCCTGGAACTACGGGCCAAATGCCGCCGTCTGAAAGCACAGCATGATATCCAGATGATCGTGATTGACTACCTTCAGCTGATGACCGGGGATACCGGCGGCAAAGGGGCAGGCAACAGGGAACAGGAAATTGCAATGATTTCAAGATCGTTGAAAAACCTGGCAAAAGAGCTGGACGTACCGGTGATCGCACTTTCCCAGCTGAGCCGTGCCGTGGAAACCCGTGGAGGTGAAAAGCGCCCCCAGCTTTCCGATTTACGGGAATCCGGGTCCATTGAGCAGGATGCCGACATGGTTATCTTTCTCTATCGTCCCGAATACTACGGTATTACTGAAGATGAATCCGGGAATTCCGTAGCCGGAATTGGTGAGGTAATCCTGGCCAAAAACCGTGCGGGTTCGCTGGATACCATTCAGCTCCGGTTTATTGGCAAGTATACTAAATTTGCTGATCTGGACAGTCAGTTCGCACCTGCACCCTACTCCATGGACAGGCCAATACAAACCTCAAATCCCATCGCGTCTTTTGAAAGTAATTCTCCCGCGGCCAATAACGGTGGTACGCTTCGCAGCCGCGCCAACGATCTCAGTAACTTCGATTACAAAGGTCCCGACAGCGAGCCTCCGTTTTAA
- the rlmD gene encoding 23S rRNA (uracil(1939)-C(5))-methyltransferase RlmD codes for MPKNLKYDYVEITDFAAEGKCIYKSNEGVVFVEGNVAPGDIVDLQVVKTKKKLKEAIVTKIHSRSALRVDPYCDHFGVCGGCKWQHIAYEHQLRFKRQQVVDHFERIGHIKNVAINPIIGAPATEYYRNKLEFTFSNWRWLTKEQMESGESFTKTALGFHVPKRFDKIFTVDHCHLQADPSNAIRNSLHRFGEASGIPYYDVRFNVGVLRNVIIRTANSGDVMVIVQFGENNEEAVEATMQYLLQNHPEITSLNYIINLKGNDSYQDQEVIHYAGTTTIRETMEHLTFLVGPKSFYQTNSEQAYNLFKVAREYAGLTGNELVYDLYTGTGTIANFVASQARKVIGVEYVEAAVQDARINSDINGITNTAFFAGDMRAVMNEDFLAKHGRPDVIITDPPRAGMDVPVTETILKAAPDKIVYVSCNTATQARDLALMADDYEVTRVQPVDMFPNTHHVENVALLVRKQA; via the coding sequence ATGCCAAAGAATCTAAAATATGACTACGTTGAAATTACTGATTTCGCTGCAGAAGGTAAATGTATTTATAAATCTAATGAAGGAGTAGTTTTTGTAGAAGGAAATGTAGCACCTGGTGACATAGTGGACCTGCAGGTTGTCAAAACCAAAAAGAAACTGAAGGAAGCAATTGTCACTAAAATTCATTCCAGGTCAGCATTGCGTGTGGATCCCTATTGTGATCATTTTGGGGTTTGCGGAGGGTGTAAATGGCAGCATATTGCTTACGAGCACCAGCTCCGGTTTAAACGGCAGCAGGTGGTGGATCATTTTGAACGGATAGGCCATATTAAAAATGTGGCGATTAATCCTATTATCGGCGCTCCGGCAACGGAGTATTACCGTAATAAGCTGGAATTTACTTTTTCAAACTGGCGCTGGCTGACTAAAGAGCAAATGGAGTCGGGCGAAAGTTTTACAAAAACGGCACTGGGCTTTCACGTTCCAAAAAGATTTGACAAGATTTTTACTGTAGATCACTGCCATCTTCAGGCCGATCCTTCCAATGCTATACGAAATTCACTGCACCGGTTTGGGGAGGCCAGCGGGATACCTTATTATGATGTCCGTTTTAATGTGGGTGTACTGCGGAATGTGATTATCCGTACCGCCAATTCCGGTGATGTTATGGTGATTGTCCAGTTCGGAGAAAATAACGAGGAAGCAGTAGAGGCAACCATGCAGTATCTGCTGCAGAATCACCCAGAAATCACCTCACTGAATTATATCATTAATCTGAAGGGAAATGATAGTTACCAGGACCAGGAGGTGATTCATTACGCCGGTACCACCACCATCAGGGAGACCATGGAGCATCTCACTTTTTTGGTTGGCCCAAAATCATTTTACCAGACTAATTCGGAACAGGCTTATAATCTTTTTAAAGTGGCAAGGGAGTATGCCGGACTGACCGGCAATGAGCTGGTGTACGATTTATATACAGGTACCGGTACCATTGCCAATTTTGTAGCATCTCAGGCCAGAAAAGTAATAGGGGTGGAATACGTTGAAGCAGCGGTACAGGATGCGCGTATCAATTCGGATATCAACGGTATAACCAATACCGCTTTTTTTGCGGGAGATATGCGTGCCGTCATGAACGAAGATTTCCTGGCCAAACACGGCCGGCCCGACGTGATCATCACCGATCCGCCACGCGCCGGAATGGATGTGCCGGTAACCGAAACAATCCTCAAAGCTGCACCCGATAAAATTGTGTATGTAAGCTGCAATACGGCAACTCAGGCGCGGGACCTGGCCCTGATGGCCGATGATTATGAGGTAACACGCGTTCAGCCGGTCGATATGTTCCCAAATACCCACCATGTGGAGAATGTAGCCCTGCTGGTAAGAAAACAAGCGTAG
- a CDS encoding T9SS type B sorting domain-containing protein encodes MKYRFTFLILLLLAFCKAQATHIVGGQLFIKANSNAGNIYTLGLTMYFDALNGNPGAEDAYVNIYVFRKRDNAAVGYVQAPKIERKSVTYSNPTCGISTLQTYMITYAIDARLEISAFSDPQGYYMVWDRCCRNGTITNIQAPGDAGSIFYLEFPPIVKNNTAYLNSSPVFPAIQGDYACVNTPFNFDFGGTDADGDSLTYTLVTPRQGFSNKDNPSAPAIGSSSYPRLTWVSGISEANIIPGPRPLTVNPRTGMLSVTPGNVGLYVFAVQVDEYRNGSKIGTLTRDFQLKVVDCPKSDPPKLMLRPKGSSTFYTENQILTVKSTDPNCFEVMVTDPTANQLISISGETINANKNYFSILPAELKTTLGNDTLKFEVCLDDCFITYDNRPLRIQLVAEDESCPIPLSDTLTIFIRRENNANNAPAITTSLTSDYVHVSAGSPVSFIVYGKDTDQDNLTLSGKGRDFALTSYAMDFKNATGKGSVQQNFNWTPPCNAKKGDTLAVDFSVNDMRCEGNPLTKSKTVYFIVDQSPNNPPSITTSLPEVSVSYALGTSGEINFDVIGSDIDTNTISVTAQGRGFDMRSLGMTFSGKSGTSKVIAPYSWNPDCALLEGSDQKTFTVDFMVSDKSCTSSTDTISVNLTISDSEKQEMPEIPNVITPNGDGKNDCLVLEDLPADNCAEQFKDVTVFNRWGKQIYYSKVKQNWCPTNLSGGYYYYVIRYTSQSVKGGLTLLK; translated from the coding sequence ATGAAATACAGGTTTACCTTTCTTATACTCTTACTTTTAGCATTCTGTAAGGCACAAGCAACCCATATTGTAGGCGGTCAGCTTTTTATCAAAGCCAATTCAAACGCTGGTAACATCTATACACTCGGGCTGACCATGTATTTTGACGCCCTCAACGGAAACCCCGGTGCCGAAGATGCCTATGTAAATATTTACGTATTCCGGAAACGCGACAACGCGGCTGTCGGATACGTTCAGGCCCCAAAAATAGAACGAAAATCCGTCACCTACTCCAATCCGACCTGCGGAATTTCTACTTTGCAAACATACATGATCACCTATGCCATTGATGCAAGGCTTGAAATATCGGCATTTTCTGATCCGCAAGGTTATTATATGGTGTGGGACCGGTGCTGCCGAAACGGTACAATTACCAATATCCAGGCCCCTGGCGACGCCGGAAGTATTTTTTATCTGGAATTTCCGCCGATTGTAAAAAACAATACTGCTTACCTCAATTCTTCTCCTGTTTTCCCGGCCATTCAGGGCGATTATGCCTGTGTGAATACTCCATTCAATTTTGATTTCGGTGGTACCGATGCAGATGGCGACAGCCTCACTTACACGCTCGTCACGCCGCGACAAGGCTTTTCTAACAAGGACAACCCGAGCGCGCCAGCCATTGGCTCGTCCAGTTATCCCCGGCTCACGTGGGTCAGCGGAATTTCTGAGGCCAACATTATTCCCGGTCCACGGCCTCTGACCGTCAATCCACGAACAGGTATGCTGTCTGTTACACCAGGAAACGTCGGTCTCTATGTTTTCGCGGTTCAGGTAGATGAATACAGAAACGGTAGCAAAATTGGTACGCTTACCCGCGATTTTCAGTTAAAAGTAGTGGACTGCCCCAAATCCGATCCTCCCAAACTGATGCTCAGACCAAAAGGATCCAGTACTTTCTACACTGAAAATCAGATTTTAACGGTAAAAAGTACTGATCCCAACTGTTTTGAAGTGATGGTGACCGACCCTACCGCCAATCAGCTCATCAGTATCAGCGGAGAGACCATAAACGCTAACAAAAACTATTTTTCTATTCTTCCTGCCGAACTTAAAACTACGCTTGGGAACGATACCTTAAAATTTGAAGTATGTCTGGACGATTGTTTTATCACCTACGATAACCGTCCGCTCCGTATTCAGCTGGTTGCTGAGGATGAAAGTTGCCCTATCCCCCTGAGTGATACCCTAACCATTTTCATACGGCGCGAAAACAATGCAAATAATGCTCCTGCCATTACTACTTCTCTGACCAGCGACTATGTGCATGTGTCTGCTGGCAGTCCGGTCAGTTTCATTGTCTATGGAAAAGATACCGATCAGGATAACCTTACCTTGTCCGGGAAAGGCAGGGATTTCGCTCTCACCAGTTATGCCATGGACTTTAAAAACGCCACGGGAAAGGGCTCTGTGCAGCAGAATTTTAACTGGACTCCGCCCTGTAACGCTAAAAAGGGTGATACCCTTGCCGTCGATTTTTCGGTGAACGACATGCGCTGCGAAGGCAATCCGCTTACAAAATCCAAAACGGTTTATTTTATCGTAGACCAATCGCCTAACAATCCCCCGTCTATCACTACTTCCTTACCTGAAGTATCCGTGAGTTATGCCCTGGGAACCAGCGGAGAAATAAATTTCGACGTCATCGGCAGCGATATCGATACCAATACCATATCAGTAACAGCTCAGGGACGAGGTTTTGACATGCGCAGCCTCGGAATGACCTTTTCCGGCAAAAGCGGTACCAGTAAAGTAATTGCTCCCTATTCATGGAATCCCGATTGCGCACTTCTCGAAGGCAGTGATCAGAAAACATTCACTGTCGATTTTATGGTCTCGGATAAAAGCTGTACTTCATCCACAGACACCATCAGCGTAAATCTGACCATATCCGACAGCGAAAAACAAGAAATGCCCGAAATCCCTAACGTAATTACACCCAATGGAGACGGAAAAAATGATTGTCTGGTATTGGAAGATTTACCCGCCGACAACTGCGCAGAACAGTTTAAGGACGTCACGGTATTCAACAGATGGGGAAAACAGATTTATTACTCCAAAGTAAAACAAAACTGGTGCCCCACCAACCTCTCCGGCGGTTATTACTACTATGTGATCCGCTATACCAGCCAATCCGTAAAGGGAGGGCTGACACTTCTAAAATAA
- a CDS encoding DoxX family membrane protein: MKHFSISFFLARIAIGMSMFGHGLVRIPKLTQFAAGMSEKFQKSILPDFLVAPFGYILPVAEFIIGLLILLGLFTRLSLIAGALVMVTLIFGTSMIEDWGAIPSQLIHTAFFCILLDQTEKAKTYSLDSAFEK, translated from the coding sequence ATGAAACATTTCAGTATCTCATTTTTCCTAGCCAGAATCGCCATTGGCATGAGTATGTTTGGCCATGGACTGGTACGAATTCCCAAACTTACCCAGTTTGCGGCCGGTATGTCCGAAAAATTCCAGAAATCCATTCTCCCGGACTTTCTCGTGGCTCCATTCGGATATATTCTGCCGGTGGCCGAATTTATCATTGGTCTGCTGATATTACTGGGCTTATTCACCCGCTTATCCCTTATTGCAGGAGCGCTGGTAATGGTGACGCTGATCTTTGGAACATCCATGATCGAAGACTGGGGAGCTATCCCATCGCAACTGATCCATACGGCTTTTTTCTGCATACTTTTAGATCAAACAGAAAAGGCCAAAACATATTCGCTGGATTCTGCTTTTGAAAAGTAA
- a CDS encoding Rrf2 family transcriptional regulator — MNNGRFAISVHILTLLATADSEWTSSEYLAGSININPVLVRKELTNLRNHGLVISKEGKAGGSKLSKPADAISMADVYKIVRQQDFLGKAVNVPNPDCPIGRKINNHLDSLYADAEKVLIQSLGNTSLAQFTDKFS, encoded by the coding sequence ATGAACAACGGTCGCTTTGCTATTTCAGTGCATATATTAACGCTTCTGGCCACGGCGGATTCGGAATGGACATCCTCCGAATATCTCGCAGGAAGCATTAATATTAATCCTGTTTTAGTCCGCAAAGAACTTACCAACCTGCGAAACCATGGCTTGGTGATCAGCAAAGAAGGCAAAGCCGGAGGAAGCAAATTAAGTAAACCGGCAGATGCCATTTCTATGGCCGATGTTTACAAGATCGTACGGCAGCAGGATTTTCTGGGTAAAGCAGTAAACGTTCCAAATCCGGACTGCCCTATTGGCCGGAAGATTAATAACCACCTGGACAGCCTATATGCGGACGCGGAAAAAGTGCTTATACAAAGTCTGGGGAATACTTCTCTGGCGCAATTCACGGATAAATTCTCGTAA
- a CDS encoding NAD(P)-dependent oxidoreductase has translation MKVALIGATGFVGGSVLTELTSRGHEVTAIARDITTIPANPLITPKTGNALDPEQVASLVAGHDAVISAYNGGWANPNIYADHLNGSIAIQSGVKAAGVKRFITLGGAGSLEIAPGLQLIDTPEFPAEYKPGASAAREYLNIIKQEDELDWTFLSPSIEMHPGLPHQRTGQYRTGLDNPVFDEKGRSTISVEDLAVAIVDELEKPQFIKKRFTVAY, from the coding sequence ATGAAAGTAGCACTTATTGGCGCAACAGGATTTGTAGGAGGCAGCGTTTTAACCGAGCTAACCAGCCGCGGACATGAAGTAACCGCCATAGCAAGGGACATTACTACCATCCCCGCTAATCCACTGATTACTCCAAAAACCGGTAATGCTTTGGATCCCGAACAAGTAGCAAGCCTTGTTGCAGGGCACGATGCAGTCATCAGCGCGTACAACGGCGGCTGGGCCAACCCCAATATTTATGCCGATCACCTGAATGGCTCCATTGCCATACAATCCGGCGTGAAAGCGGCCGGTGTGAAAAGGTTTATCACACTGGGTGGCGCCGGAAGCCTTGAAATAGCGCCAGGGCTGCAATTGATTGATACACCTGAGTTCCCGGCAGAGTATAAACCAGGGGCCAGCGCGGCGCGTGAATACCTTAATATCATAAAACAGGAAGATGAACTCGATTGGACTTTTCTAAGTCCTTCAATTGAAATGCATCCGGGTTTACCACACCAAAGGACAGGCCAATACAGGACCGGACTGGATAATCCGGTATTTGATGAGAAAGGCCGCAGTACCATTTCAGTGGAAGACCTTGCGGTAGCAATAGTGGACGAACTGGAGAAACCTCAGTTCATCAAGAAGCGTTTTACAGTAGCATACTAA
- the ygiD gene encoding 4,5-DOPA-extradiol-dioxygenase: MNIKDFKQLTDAYNKSERMPVLFLGHGSPMNGIESNIFTQQWAELGKETPAPAAVLVVSAHWLTRGTKVTAMEHPRTIHDFGGFPKALFDVQYPAPGSHDIAAETASIVKSTNVGLDHDWGLDHGTWTIVRHMYPNANIPILQLSIDYSRPPQYHYDLARELSVLRDKGVLIIGSGNMVHNLRMVSWDKKPEEAYGYDWALEINQQFKQLIVDGNHKPLIHYNDLGPAARYAIPTPDHYYPLLYTLGLQKSGEQAQIFNDRAVMGSLTMTSVKINA, from the coding sequence ATGAACATCAAAGATTTTAAACAGCTTACCGATGCATACAACAAAAGTGAACGTATGCCGGTGCTGTTTCTGGGGCACGGATCACCTATGAATGGGATCGAGTCCAATATCTTTACCCAGCAATGGGCGGAACTGGGGAAGGAGACTCCGGCTCCCGCTGCTGTGCTGGTCGTATCAGCCCATTGGCTAACACGCGGTACCAAGGTAACGGCTATGGAACATCCACGCACCATACATGATTTCGGTGGTTTTCCTAAAGCTTTGTTTGACGTACAATATCCGGCGCCCGGAAGCCACGACATAGCTGCCGAAACAGCCTCCATTGTTAAGAGTACAAACGTTGGACTTGATCATGACTGGGGGTTGGATCATGGTACATGGACCATTGTCAGACACATGTACCCAAATGCGAATATTCCAATATTACAACTGAGCATTGATTATTCCCGTCCTCCTCAGTACCACTATGATCTGGCCCGTGAATTATCGGTTTTGAGAGACAAAGGCGTGCTGATTATTGGCAGCGGAAATATGGTTCATAACCTGCGAATGGTGTCCTGGGACAAAAAGCCCGAAGAAGCGTACGGATATGATTGGGCACTGGAGATCAATCAGCAATTCAAACAACTGATTGTCGACGGTAACCATAAACCACTTATCCATTACAATGATCTTGGACCAGCCGCCCGGTATGCCATCCCAACACCGGATCATTATTATCCGCTTTTATACACTTTGGGTTTGCAAAAGTCAGGGGAGCAGGCTCAGATCTTTAACGACAGGGCTGTGATGGGCTCACTCACTATGACTTCGGTTAAAATCAATGCTTAA
- a CDS encoding porin, translating to MKKWILALMLAALVAIPENTMAQRFLMDLVDTTNQMGKGMLSIYERYNRVRISGYIQPQFQLITKKGAETYAGPNFSTFSNNRFMLRRGRLRVDYAHLNDHGEPTSYFVFQFDGTERGVAIRDFWGRFYENKYKLFALTTGMFARPFGHEVNLSSANRETPERGRMSQILMRTERDIGAMLTVTTRTITSSALSHLKLDLGVFNGQGMTGTMDYDSHKDLIGRISLKPTPLSWLSNAVVSAAVSGYRGGIISQSDVTYGARKSGDTFLMQRDSSTHNYGKIRPRNYAGADIQLKFPNLKSATELRAEYIRGKQTATALTSETPGTYPVTNNLKDPLYTRSFDGAYFYFLQNLWDEDHQLVAKYDWYDPNTKVSGKNISQDKGFTKGDIRYNTLGLGYVHHANESLKFVFYYEFVRNEETSLPDFTSDVPDNVFTCRVQYNF from the coding sequence ATGAAAAAGTGGATCCTTGCACTCATGCTTGCCGCATTGGTAGCAATCCCTGAAAATACCATGGCCCAAAGGTTTTTAATGGACCTTGTGGATACAACCAACCAGATGGGTAAAGGAATGCTTTCCATCTACGAACGTTACAACCGCGTCCGGATCAGCGGATATATACAGCCTCAGTTTCAACTCATCACAAAAAAAGGTGCTGAGACCTATGCAGGGCCCAATTTTTCTACATTTTCCAACAACCGGTTTATGCTGAGACGCGGCCGGCTGAGGGTCGATTACGCCCATCTGAACGACCATGGGGAGCCCACTTCCTATTTTGTTTTTCAGTTTGACGGGACTGAAAGAGGTGTTGCCATACGGGACTTTTGGGGGCGCTTTTATGAAAACAAATACAAGCTCTTCGCCCTCACTACAGGCATGTTTGCCAGACCGTTTGGCCATGAAGTAAACTTGTCATCGGCCAACCGGGAAACACCTGAGAGAGGGAGAATGTCGCAGATACTGATGCGCACGGAAAGGGATATTGGCGCCATGCTGACCGTGACAACCAGAACGATAACCTCCTCGGCACTATCACACTTAAAGCTAGACCTTGGGGTATTTAATGGCCAGGGAATGACGGGGACAATGGACTACGACAGCCACAAGGATTTGATCGGCCGAATCAGCCTTAAGCCTACTCCCCTTTCCTGGCTTTCCAACGCTGTGGTGTCAGCCGCTGTTTCGGGTTACCGTGGAGGGATAATCAGCCAGTCGGACGTGACTTATGGAGCCCGGAAAAGCGGAGATACCTTTTTAATGCAACGGGATTCATCCACACATAATTACGGCAAAATCCGCCCGAGGAACTATGCCGGTGCTGATATTCAGCTAAAATTCCCCAACCTAAAATCAGCAACCGAGTTGCGGGCGGAGTATATCCGAGGCAAACAAACCGCAACTGCTCTAACCAGCGAAACGCCTGGTACTTACCCTGTTACCAACAACCTGAAAGATCCGCTGTATACCCGCAGTTTCGATGGAGCCTACTTTTACTTTTTACAAAACTTATGGGACGAAGACCATCAACTGGTGGCCAAGTATGACTGGTATGACCCGAACACTAAAGTATCCGGTAAAAATATCAGCCAGGATAAAGGTTTTACAAAGGGAGATATCAGGTATAACACCCTGGGATTAGGATATGTGCATCATGCCAACGAATCATTGAAATTCGTTTTTTATTACGAATTTGTGAGAAATGAGGAAACTTCTCTTCCGGATTTTACCAGCGATGTCCCGGATAATGTTTTTACCTGCCGGGTTCAGTATAACTTTTAG
- a CDS encoding SRPBCC family protein → MDFVVTSRHHGERMYPGQIITYIIRPVLGVPLKWCTEITHVENMRYFVDEQRFGPYAFWHHQHHFRKVDGGILMEDILHYKIPYGPLGLLADALFVGRQVRGIFDYRMKVLTERFGALP, encoded by the coding sequence ATGGATTTTGTAGTAACATCCCGCCACCACGGAGAGCGGATGTATCCGGGGCAGATCATCACCTACATCATCCGGCCCGTACTGGGTGTCCCTTTGAAATGGTGTACTGAAATTACGCACGTCGAAAATATGCGCTATTTCGTTGATGAACAGCGCTTTGGTCCTTATGCTTTCTGGCACCATCAGCATCATTTCAGAAAGGTTGACGGTGGTATTTTAATGGAAGATATACTTCATTACAAGATACCGTACGGGCCATTAGGCTTGCTCGCTGATGCCCTTTTTGTCGGTAGGCAAGTCAGGGGAATATTTGACTATCGGATGAAAGTTTTAACGGAGCGGTTTGGTGCACTGCCCTGA